The DNA window AGCTACCAGGTTATTGTGTTCACATAAAATTTCGGCCAAACCACTtgaacaagaaaatgaaaggttCTTCTTCAGTTCGCTTTAGCCCAAACTCCCCTCTCGCCCGCCTTCTCGTCCGAAACAAACATAAGAGACTCCcgcctttaaaaaatcaatcattGAGAACATGTTTAGTGTTCTAATAAAGTTTTAAGTGAAAAGAATCACGACGGTGAATAGGACAACTGAAATCAAAGTTCCCATGCTTTTTGTAACTCCTTCGTGGAGTGATCAGTAAATGTActgatttctgatttctgattttttttttgatatttcacAGGAATGCTCCAATTTTCTCGTTATTCTTGTTAACATAGTTATATTTGAATACATTTAAGATTTTCATGTTGAAAATAACTGAATATGAGCCATCATCCAAAAGTTCGTGGATTGGTATACAGTGCatgtagaaaaattcaaatagacAGAGTTTTATTCATAGACATATAATTGAAATATAGACATGCTAATAAACTTCTTGGCACAATTCTCGAATGACATTGTCTAGTACTTTGACATCGAAGCTCTAAACTTGAATATATGCATACTTCATTGCTACTACACTTTTAACAAAACTCACAGTAAAGTCTTTTGCGGGGATCATATTTTCCCTTCCGCCCGCTATTTTCAAAGCTCTATAGTATGATTCGGTACCCGGAGTTTGAACCTTTAGTCCGATAGCAATTAAAATGACTTTAATGCCAACCTCATGAACCTGAATTAGAAAAATGACTATATCATGCTATCTATTTAACAAGGGGGTTTATTCtgtcatatatatatatacatatatatatatatatatatatatatatatatatatatatatatatatatatatatatatatatatatatatatatacagagAAAATCTTTAGCCGAACGTTCAgactgtatatatatatatatatatatatatatatatatatatatatatatatatatatatatagtctgaacgtccggctaaagccggacttcagattttctgtggtgttcgctccaCTCGCTATCactaattaatgaaaataaattaataatagtgacactttctgtaaaattagaattgtgattttctaacaacgctttttttttcttaaatttaaacTAATGATTAATAGTCTTCtttgtaaacgcgtcagttctacatttggagaacatttaaACTTCACTTTTAATCGctctttcgataccaatgtaatatagacacgacTTGGAATCATTA is part of the Necator americanus strain Aroian chromosome V, whole genome shotgun sequence genome and encodes:
- a CDS encoding hypothetical protein (NECATOR_CHRV.G20688.T2), translated to MRKEEPLGYSGTRSGQMEELLAPARPFRRPTGVKVVKVHEVGIKVILIAIGLKVQTPGTESYYRALKIAGGRENMIPAKDFTSFDVKVLDNVIRELCQEVY